A single region of the Lysinibacillus sp. B2A1 genome encodes:
- a CDS encoding sulfonate ABC transporter permease, whose translation MKKIGPILLGLILLLCIWQLVTVIGGHDAALFPPPLDVLTALIEIIKDGSIFEHIQISLFRFFSGYLLAVVVAVILGLFLGRWMKVWSILDPIVQVLRPVSPIAWSPFIVLWFGIGNMPAIVIIFIAAFFPVLLSTVSAVKKVDNVYLRVAANFEMSQFHLLKKIVFPAAFPMIANGLHMALGSAWIFLVAGEMVGAQSGLGFLIVDARNSLSLDLVMAAIIVIGVLGLLLDKAIRYFENWVTKIWGGQGA comes from the coding sequence ATGAAAAAAATAGGACCTATTTTACTTGGATTAATACTATTGCTTTGCATTTGGCAACTAGTTACGGTTATTGGAGGACATGATGCAGCATTATTTCCACCACCATTAGATGTTTTAACAGCATTAATTGAAATTATCAAAGATGGCTCTATTTTTGAGCATATACAAATTAGTCTATTTCGATTTTTTAGTGGTTATTTATTAGCAGTGGTAGTAGCAGTTATTTTGGGGCTTTTTCTAGGTAGATGGATGAAGGTTTGGTCTATTTTAGATCCAATTGTGCAAGTACTACGACCTGTTTCGCCAATTGCATGGTCACCATTTATTGTCTTGTGGTTTGGCATTGGAAATATGCCAGCTATTGTAATTATTTTTATTGCTGCTTTTTTTCCTGTACTACTATCAACCGTGTCAGCAGTGAAAAAAGTGGATAATGTTTATCTACGAGTTGCAGCAAATTTTGAAATGTCTCAGTTCCATTTATTGAAAAAAATAGTTTTTCCAGCTGCCTTTCCAATGATTGCAAATGGCTTGCATATGGCTTTAGGTAGTGCATGGATATTCCTTGTGGCGGGCGAAATGGTAGGTGCACAATCTGGTCTGGGATTTTTAATAGTGGATGCACGAAATTCACTAAGTCTGGATTTAGTCATGGCAGCTATTATTGTAATTGGTGTACTAGGCTTACTTTTAGACAAAGCCATCCGTTATTTTGAAAATTGGGTGACAAAAATCTGGGGAGGACAGGGAGCATAG
- a CDS encoding transcriptional regulator yields the protein MKTRYDLPCNIAQTLNIIGDRWTLLILHELLIGQTNFNDIKLNLPGLSANLLSARLKSLEEAGLVASTLYSAHPPRYAYSLTDAGKALEPIFNAMILWGSEHLDQCYKEIVDAKTGERVEIGYYAKNTGERIDTIQIRPIAK from the coding sequence ATGAAAACACGTTATGACTTACCATGCAATATTGCACAAACTTTAAATATTATCGGTGATCGCTGGACTTTACTCATTTTGCATGAGCTTTTAATTGGTCAAACAAATTTCAATGATATTAAATTAAATTTGCCAGGACTTTCAGCGAATCTCTTATCTGCACGCTTAAAATCATTGGAGGAAGCTGGATTAGTAGCATCAACCCTTTATTCAGCACATCCACCACGCTATGCCTATTCACTCACAGATGCAGGTAAGGCATTGGAGCCAATATTTAACGCCATGATTTTATGGGGCAGTGAACATTTAGATCAGTGCTACAAAGAAATTGTTGATGCAAAGACAGGGGAACGTGTAGAAATTGGCTATTATGCAAAAAATACGGGTGAGCGCATTGATACCATTCAAATACGTCCTATTGCGAAATAA
- a CDS encoding DUF4242 domain-containing protein has translation MSLYLVESTVSEITNKEQFSALVERISDSQDVTVIEVQVAKDFSRAYFIVEASEEAQATEALRAQHVQADLVKEVRLVGKELEDVKQNQEVVNYLVEWEIPAEITMDQYLARKKKNSVHYEEVPEVHFSRTYVCEDMSKCLCFYDAPDEAAVKRAREAVQTPITSLTELADK, from the coding sequence ATGAGTTTATATTTGGTAGAATCAACAGTAAGTGAAATTACAAACAAAGAGCAGTTTTCAGCATTAGTGGAGCGTATCAGTGATTCACAGGATGTGACAGTGATTGAGGTGCAGGTAGCTAAAGATTTTAGCCGCGCTTACTTCATTGTAGAAGCTAGTGAAGAAGCACAAGCAACTGAGGCATTAAGAGCTCAGCATGTACAAGCAGATTTAGTGAAGGAAGTACGTCTTGTTGGTAAAGAGCTTGAAGATGTCAAACAAAATCAGGAAGTAGTGAATTACTTAGTGGAGTGGGAAATTCCTGCGGAGATAACAATGGATCAATACTTAGCACGTAAAAAGAAAAATTCAGTTCACTATGAAGAAGTACCTGAAGTACATTTTTCTCGCACCTATGTTTGTGAGGATATGTCAAAATGTTTATGCTTCTACGATGCACCAGATGAAGCGGCAGTAAAACGAGCTCGGGAGGCTGTACAAACACCAATTACATCGTTAACAGAATTAGCAGATAAGTAA
- a CDS encoding acyl-CoA dehydrogenase has product MAVEAVVLQALIDEKLKPFVKKIDEEAYYAEEYLFALGKAGFFESSQKDEQSTLLDELTIVQETAKVCMTTAFCLWCHLAALTYIRKTSNSGLRAAVLPLLEGGELLGATGLSNPMKFYAGLEKLHLSAERVDGGYLLNGVLPAVSNLADNHWFGAIACYEGKEVMLFVNTNNSSITLKEKVHFLGVNGSATYSCKFDQVFVADEYVVAHDASIFVDTIRPTFVLYQIPLGFGVLEACIEGIEKVKAKQNGCNDYLQVQADELAKELQQLQEALQSIVLAGGTDLYAICQLRLQTVYATLAAVQANMLHNGSAGYIVGSAPSRKLREAYFFANLTPTVRQLEKMTNIIKIAE; this is encoded by the coding sequence ATGGCAGTAGAAGCAGTAGTTTTACAGGCTTTAATAGATGAAAAATTAAAGCCGTTTGTAAAAAAGATTGATGAGGAAGCTTATTATGCGGAGGAATATTTATTTGCTCTTGGAAAAGCAGGTTTTTTCGAATCATCACAAAAGGATGAACAAAGTACACTTCTAGATGAGCTAACAATTGTACAAGAAACGGCAAAGGTCTGTATGACAACTGCATTTTGCCTATGGTGCCACCTTGCTGCATTAACCTATATTCGTAAAACGAGCAATTCTGGGTTACGTGCAGCAGTATTACCTTTACTTGAAGGTGGAGAGCTGCTTGGAGCCACAGGTTTATCGAATCCTATGAAGTTTTACGCAGGTCTAGAAAAGCTGCATTTATCAGCTGAACGTGTTGACGGTGGCTATCTTTTAAACGGTGTGTTACCTGCCGTTTCCAACTTAGCCGATAATCATTGGTTTGGAGCCATTGCCTGCTATGAAGGAAAAGAAGTGATGCTATTCGTCAATACAAATAATTCATCAATCACTCTGAAAGAAAAAGTTCATTTCTTAGGAGTTAATGGTAGTGCCACTTATAGCTGCAAATTTGATCAAGTCTTTGTAGCTGATGAATATGTAGTTGCACACGATGCTAGTATATTTGTTGATACGATTCGACCGACATTTGTACTGTATCAAATACCACTAGGCTTTGGTGTGCTGGAGGCGTGCATTGAAGGAATAGAAAAAGTGAAAGCAAAGCAGAATGGCTGTAATGATTATTTACAGGTTCAGGCAGATGAACTTGCAAAAGAGCTTCAACAATTACAAGAAGCCTTACAATCAATCGTGCTAGCAGGTGGAACGGATTTATATGCAATTTGTCAGCTTCGCCTACAGACAGTCTATGCCACATTGGCAGCAGTACAGGCAAATATGCTGCACAATGGATCTGCTGGTTATATCGTTGGTAGTGCACCTTCACGCAAGCTTCGAGAGGCCTATTTCTTTGCCAATTTAACACCAACGGTCAGACAGCTTGAGAAAATGACAAATATTATAAAGATCGCAGAATAA
- a CDS encoding catalase HPII has translation MDKSKSNQRKDLEENAKDQQLEQFRVDNDGTKMTTNQGLKVSNDEDSLKAGVRGPTIMEDFHLREKITHFDHERIPERVVHARGFAAHGEFELYESMKEYTKARFLQEPGKKTPVFVRFSTVVGSLGSMDTARDVRGFATKFYTDEGNYDLVGNNIPVFFIQDAIKFPDLIHAVKPEPHNDMPQAASAHDTFWDFVANNQEIAHMVMWVMSDRAIPRSFRMMEGFGVHAFRFVNEKGKSRFVKFHWKPVLGVHSLVWDEAQIIGGKDSDFQRRDLWEAIEIGDYPEFELGVQMLEPEDEFKFDFDILDATKLWPEEMVPVKKIGKMTLNRNVDNVFAETEQVAFHPGNVVPGIDFTNDPLLQGRLFSYLDTQLIRLGGPNFAEIPINRPVCPIHNNQRNGFSRQTINLGRVSYHKNSLANNTPSTSTAKEGGYVHYEEKVEGRITRARSKSFDDHFSQARLFWNSMSPPEKQHIIEAFSFEVGKVKSKSVRQQVVNMFVRVDKAMATTIADNVGVNRPTGEQINVTASSPALSQANTIKVPQTLRVGVLIGDGFDANEVGEVLKYLTRQGVRYSIISDRLGVVTSSNGVQLTASETFITTDAVLFDSLYVVGVKANNQAKFNTHIVNYMNESYRHYKPIGIATTGTTFFNMSNANVGPGIVLATGNKDFARKYVDAIAQQRFWQRNIY, from the coding sequence GTGGATAAATCTAAGTCGAATCAGCGCAAAGATTTAGAGGAGAATGCAAAGGATCAGCAGTTAGAGCAATTTCGTGTCGATAATGATGGAACAAAGATGACGACAAATCAGGGGCTTAAAGTTTCGAATGATGAAGATTCCTTGAAAGCAGGAGTACGTGGTCCAACGATAATGGAGGATTTTCACCTCAGAGAAAAAATAACTCATTTTGATCATGAGCGTATCCCTGAGCGTGTCGTTCATGCAAGAGGATTTGCTGCTCATGGCGAATTTGAATTGTATGAGTCGATGAAAGAGTATACAAAGGCAAGGTTTTTACAGGAACCTGGAAAAAAAACACCTGTCTTTGTAAGGTTTTCGACAGTAGTGGGAAGTCTCGGCTCGATGGATACAGCTCGAGATGTACGTGGGTTTGCCACGAAGTTTTACACTGATGAAGGCAATTATGATTTAGTTGGCAATAATATTCCTGTCTTTTTTATTCAGGATGCCATTAAGTTTCCTGATTTAATTCATGCTGTAAAACCAGAGCCTCATAATGATATGCCCCAAGCTGCCTCTGCGCATGATACATTTTGGGATTTCGTCGCGAATAATCAAGAAATTGCACATATGGTGATGTGGGTTATGTCGGATCGAGCAATACCTAGAAGCTTTCGGATGATGGAGGGCTTCGGTGTCCATGCATTCCGTTTCGTCAATGAAAAAGGAAAGTCAAGATTTGTGAAGTTTCATTGGAAGCCTGTGCTAGGAGTTCATTCATTGGTTTGGGATGAGGCACAAATTATCGGTGGAAAGGATTCAGATTTTCAACGACGTGATTTATGGGAAGCTATTGAAATTGGCGATTACCCTGAATTTGAGCTAGGCGTGCAGATGCTTGAGCCAGAGGATGAATTTAAATTTGATTTTGATATTTTAGATGCTACAAAGCTTTGGCCTGAAGAAATGGTGCCTGTGAAAAAAATTGGAAAAATGACCTTGAATCGTAATGTGGATAATGTTTTTGCTGAAACAGAACAGGTCGCCTTCCATCCAGGAAATGTAGTACCAGGTATAGATTTTACCAATGATCCACTTTTACAGGGGCGTCTATTTTCTTATTTAGATACACAGCTCATACGCCTAGGTGGACCTAACTTTGCGGAAATACCGATTAATCGACCTGTCTGCCCAATTCACAACAATCAACGCAATGGCTTTAGTCGACAAACCATCAATTTAGGAAGGGTCAGTTACCATAAAAACTCTTTGGCAAATAATACTCCTTCGACATCTACAGCAAAGGAGGGCGGCTATGTTCACTATGAGGAAAAGGTGGAAGGGCGTATTACACGAGCGCGAAGCAAATCCTTTGATGATCACTTTTCACAGGCTAGGTTGTTCTGGAATAGTATGTCGCCTCCAGAAAAGCAGCATATTATTGAAGCCTTTAGCTTTGAGGTAGGAAAAGTAAAAAGTAAATCAGTACGCCAGCAGGTCGTCAATATGTTTGTTCGAGTGGATAAAGCGATGGCAACAACAATAGCGGATAATGTTGGGGTCAATCGCCCAACCGGTGAACAAATAAATGTTACAGCATCCTCCCCAGCGCTGAGCCAGGCGAATACAATAAAAGTACCTCAAACACTAAGGGTTGGTGTGCTTATTGGCGATGGTTTTGACGCTAATGAGGTGGGAGAAGTGCTGAAGTATTTAACAAGGCAAGGCGTACGATACAGTATTATTTCAGATAGGCTAGGGGTAGTGACTAGTAGTAATGGTGTACAATTAACCGCAAGTGAAACATTCATTACAACCGATGCAGTATTATTTGATTCATTATATGTTGTAGGTGTAAAGGCAAATAATCAGGCGAAGTTTAATACTCATATTGTTAACTACATGAACGAATCGTATCGTCATTATAAGCCAATTGGTATTGCTACAACGGGAACGACATTTTTTAATATGTCCAATGCAAATGTAGGACCAGGGATTGTGTTGGCAACGGGTAATAAAGATTTTGCAAGAAAGTATGTTGATGCCATTGCCCAGCAACGATTTTGGCAGCGTAATATTTATTAA
- the lpdA gene encoding dihydrolipoyl dehydrogenase, with protein MEKFDIAIIGAGPGGYVAAIYAAKSGKKVALVERHKVGGACYNVGCIPSKILLEHSKLVQEIKRGNDWGIETPEVNVNFPRLMQRKDSLIKELLANIEGYILSNHITFYRGEASVTKDLTVTVGKEIFTATDIILATGSKPFVPPFKGLESSRYYTTDTFFTIDELPKQLTIIGGGVIAVEMAFSLAPLGTKVTMLNHSEDILQTEEPDARPLIRQKMKKLGIELVTNFQFNHFKDNEIHTSKGIYTYENLLFATGRRPNTEIAQQLGLTFDGRLIAVNEHLETSQPHIYAIGDLVGGYQLAHSASAEGIHVIDHILGNKPPLIEQEAIPRCVYTHPEIATFGLLENQVKEPYTVVKMPVHSNSKALMEENTEGFVKLIATKAEGHILGACVVADGATEILNAILATKNAGGTAHTLAKMIFPHPTVSEHIGDAAKGIFNKAIHQ; from the coding sequence ATGGAAAAATTTGATATTGCAATTATTGGCGCAGGTCCAGGCGGCTATGTGGCAGCTATTTATGCAGCTAAAAGTGGTAAGAAAGTAGCTTTAGTAGAACGTCATAAAGTAGGAGGTGCCTGCTACAATGTTGGGTGTATCCCTTCTAAGATCTTGCTGGAGCATAGTAAGCTTGTGCAGGAAATAAAACGCGGTAATGATTGGGGTATTGAAACACCTGAAGTAAATGTGAATTTTCCACGGTTGATGCAGCGGAAGGATTCCTTGATTAAAGAACTTTTAGCAAATATTGAAGGTTATATTTTAAGTAATCACATCACGTTTTACCGCGGTGAAGCTTCAGTTACGAAGGATTTGACTGTAACTGTCGGAAAAGAAATCTTTACTGCGACGGATATTATTCTAGCAACAGGAAGTAAACCATTTGTACCACCATTCAAAGGTTTAGAGTCATCTAGATACTATACGACAGATACTTTTTTTACTATTGATGAGCTACCAAAGCAGTTAACCATTATTGGCGGCGGTGTTATTGCAGTAGAAATGGCATTTAGCTTAGCGCCACTTGGAACAAAGGTAACAATGCTGAATCATAGTGAGGATATTTTACAGACGGAAGAACCGGATGCAAGACCTCTAATACGACAAAAAATGAAAAAACTTGGGATTGAACTTGTAACGAATTTTCAATTTAACCATTTTAAAGACAATGAAATTCATACATCTAAAGGAATTTATACATATGAAAATCTTTTATTTGCGACAGGTAGACGTCCAAATACAGAAATAGCTCAGCAATTGGGATTAACATTTGACGGTCGTTTAATTGCTGTCAATGAGCATCTAGAAACAAGTCAGCCACATATTTATGCAATAGGTGATTTAGTTGGTGGCTATCAGTTAGCTCATTCAGCTAGTGCAGAGGGTATTCATGTAATCGATCATATTTTAGGAAATAAACCTCCATTAATTGAACAAGAAGCTATTCCTCGTTGTGTTTATACACATCCTGAAATTGCTACATTTGGTTTATTAGAGAATCAGGTGAAGGAGCCATATACTGTTGTAAAAATGCCTGTTCACTCCAATTCTAAGGCACTAATGGAGGAAAATACAGAAGGCTTTGTAAAGCTGATTGCTACAAAAGCAGAGGGGCATATATTAGGCGCATGTGTAGTTGCTGATGGGGCAACAGAAATACTAAATGCAATTTTAGCGACGAAAAATGCTGGTGGCACTGCTCATACGCTTGCAAAAATGATATTCCCACATCCAACAGTATCAGAGCATATTGGCGACGCAGCAAAAGGTATTTTTAATAAAGCTATACATCAATAA
- a CDS encoding transposase, with protein sequence MYVTYSRREIEENRKFYEMMYDPSHQLVKMDQVMDWNFVSKQLEVFYPYSIGRPTKDPIMLVKILLIQYLEGFRSVRFTCKQVKQHATYRWFLGISPTEKIPDHSTISKFLSQRLQGVTFWEELFQHCLLFIHDEGFIANETWVADETELKANANKRVRNVQIEEKIIEEKEDDLTLINEHRARHGKKFLMTKEPKVEEKRTNSSPVDPEARLSVKHDERGRFAYFEHRIVDSLHNFIIATDVTAANVPGHRKLVGQVDQLKQLFGQYAKEIALDSGYYNAPLARRLFERKFFVYMSYRRFATKDHPNCRRYQFKQVNEDLYACPCGVPFYYKTTNRQGYHEFKPPKGSCQFCPFVKRENEDRVLRISIHQEIYNQLRGQRLSYRGKILRSVRPATVELSFAHSKELHGLRYARYRGVQKVKRQVLMTAIIQNLKKWTKLRSLKQIGLHLTHEIIEESV encoded by the coding sequence ATGTACGTTACATACTCCAGAAGAGAGATTGAAGAGAATCGAAAATTCTACGAGATGATGTACGACCCTTCGCATCAGTTAGTGAAGATGGATCAAGTGATGGACTGGAATTTTGTATCGAAACAATTGGAAGTTTTTTATCCATACAGTATTGGTCGCCCAACAAAAGATCCCATCATGTTGGTGAAAATCTTATTGATTCAGTATTTAGAAGGCTTTCGTTCAGTTCGTTTTACGTGTAAGCAAGTGAAGCAACACGCAACGTATCGCTGGTTTTTAGGCATTTCTCCTACAGAAAAAATTCCAGATCACTCAACCATCTCTAAGTTTCTTTCGCAACGTCTGCAGGGTGTGACGTTTTGGGAGGAACTTTTTCAACATTGTCTTCTTTTCATTCACGATGAAGGATTTATTGCGAACGAAACATGGGTGGCAGATGAAACGGAATTAAAAGCGAATGCCAATAAACGGGTGCGTAACGTACAGATTGAAGAGAAAATCATAGAAGAAAAAGAGGATGATTTAACGCTTATTAATGAACACCGTGCGCGTCATGGGAAGAAATTTCTTATGACAAAAGAGCCAAAGGTAGAAGAAAAGCGAACAAATAGTAGCCCTGTGGATCCGGAAGCACGTTTGTCTGTTAAACATGATGAACGTGGGCGCTTTGCGTATTTTGAGCACCGTATTGTGGATTCGTTACATAACTTTATTATTGCGACAGATGTCACAGCTGCGAATGTACCAGGGCATCGTAAATTAGTAGGACAAGTGGATCAATTAAAGCAATTATTTGGGCAATACGCGAAGGAAATAGCGCTCGACTCAGGTTATTACAATGCCCCTCTTGCCCGAAGATTGTTTGAAAGGAAATTCTTCGTTTATATGTCTTATCGACGATTCGCAACGAAGGACCACCCGAATTGTCGCCGTTATCAGTTTAAACAGGTGAATGAGGATCTCTATGCCTGTCCATGTGGTGTACCATTTTATTATAAAACAACGAATCGACAGGGCTATCACGAATTCAAACCACCAAAAGGAAGTTGTCAATTCTGCCCTTTTGTAAAAAGGGAAAACGAAGACCGTGTGTTACGAATTTCGATTCACCAAGAAATTTATAATCAATTACGAGGGCAACGCTTGTCCTATCGGGGGAAAATCCTTCGTTCTGTACGTCCAGCCACTGTCGAACTTAGCTTCGCACATAGTAAAGAACTCCACGGTTTACGCTATGCGCGTTACCGTGGAGTCCAAAAAGTAAAAAGACAAGTTTTGATGACAGCCATCATACAAAACTTGAAAAAGTGGACCAAACTCCGCTCACTCAAGCAAATTGGTCTACACCTAACACATGAAATTATAGAAGAATCTGTTTAA
- the ssuE gene encoding FMN reductase (NADPH), giving the protein MTKAVIINGSNSKNSRVTAIHEKVENFFKAQGITVHNNFVYELPAEDLLTANFTSKAIISENKQIEEADIIVVLTPIYKASYTGILKTYIDLLPQKALLGKLILPIAVGGSIGHLLALEYALKPILAVLGATNIAHSVYILDQQIIRLENGGFAIEEEAIQRLDVELKQIEQLVIVN; this is encoded by the coding sequence ATGACAAAAGCAGTTATCATTAATGGAAGTAATTCAAAAAATTCTCGTGTAACAGCTATTCATGAAAAAGTGGAGAACTTTTTTAAAGCACAGGGGATAACTGTCCACAATAATTTTGTATACGAATTGCCTGCAGAGGATTTGCTAACAGCTAATTTTACAAGCAAGGCTATTATTTCTGAAAATAAGCAAATAGAAGAAGCGGACATCATTGTAGTTTTAACGCCGATTTATAAAGCATCCTATACAGGTATTTTAAAAACGTATATAGATTTGTTACCGCAAAAGGCATTGCTTGGAAAGCTAATTTTGCCGATTGCAGTGGGCGGCTCTATTGGCCATTTACTTGCACTTGAATATGCTTTAAAACCGATTTTGGCAGTCTTAGGGGCCACAAACATTGCTCATTCTGTATATATTTTAGATCAACAAATTATTCGACTTGAAAATGGAGGCTTTGCAATTGAGGAAGAAGCTATCCAACGACTAGATGTAGAGTTAAAGCAAATAGAGCAATTAGTGATAGTTAATTAA
- a CDS encoding aldehyde dehydrogenase yields the protein MNFTTQDVENMITEQRQFYFSRATKSAKFRKEQLIKLKKSILKYEKEILNALYLDLRKSEFEAYATEIGIVLDSISYMVKHVEEWMEPEAVKTPIQYQMGKSFIVREPYGVTLIIGPFNYPFQLVMEPLVGAIVGGNTAIVKPSETSVHTAAIVKKIIEETFHPFYVRVVEGEKEEVTALIHASFDYIFFTGSVAVGKVVAKAAAERLTPVALELGGKSPAIVDQTANLEVAAKRIAWGKFTNTGQTCVAPDYLLVHKDVYDPFIKLLKETIRSFYGKNALKSSDYGRIVSLRQFDRLQKILKDERDAITFGGRTDRDDLYIEPTIIEYVKWSNPSMQDELFGPILPVMMYDDLPLAIHQIRQLPKPLAAYFFSEHDKAIQYFLEELPFGGGCINDTITHVGNLHLPFGGVGPSGVKAYHGKASFENFTHPKSILKKSSKLETNVLFPPYKQKVKIVRTIMK from the coding sequence ATGAATTTTACGACTCAAGATGTGGAAAATATGATTACAGAGCAACGTCAATTTTATTTTTCAAGAGCGACAAAGAGTGCTAAATTCCGAAAAGAACAATTAATTAAACTGAAGAAATCTATTTTAAAATACGAAAAAGAAATTTTAAATGCGCTGTATTTAGATTTGCGAAAAAGTGAATTTGAGGCATACGCAACAGAAATTGGTATTGTGTTAGACAGCATATCTTATATGGTGAAGCATGTAGAAGAATGGATGGAGCCAGAAGCTGTTAAAACTCCTATCCAATATCAGATGGGTAAAAGCTTTATTGTGCGAGAGCCCTACGGAGTGACACTAATTATTGGCCCATTTAATTATCCATTCCAGCTTGTTATGGAGCCATTAGTAGGAGCTATTGTTGGAGGAAATACGGCTATTGTAAAACCATCAGAAACGTCCGTGCATACAGCAGCGATTGTAAAGAAAATAATTGAGGAAACATTCCATCCCTTCTATGTTCGCGTTGTTGAGGGGGAAAAGGAGGAAGTAACAGCCCTCATTCATGCCTCATTTGACTATATATTCTTTACAGGTAGTGTGGCAGTAGGTAAAGTGGTGGCCAAGGCGGCAGCAGAAAGATTAACACCAGTTGCCTTAGAGCTTGGGGGAAAAAGCCCTGCAATTGTTGATCAAACAGCTAATTTAGAAGTAGCGGCTAAAAGAATTGCCTGGGGTAAATTTACAAATACTGGACAGACATGTGTAGCACCAGATTATCTGCTAGTCCATAAGGATGTCTATGACCCGTTTATTAAATTATTAAAGGAAACCATTCGTTCTTTTTATGGGAAAAATGCATTGAAAAGTTCTGATTACGGTCGTATCGTAAGTTTAAGACAATTTGATCGTCTTCAAAAAATTTTAAAGGATGAACGCGACGCTATAACATTTGGAGGAAGAACAGATCGTGATGACCTTTATATTGAGCCTACCATTATTGAATATGTGAAGTGGTCAAATCCTTCCATGCAAGATGAACTATTTGGCCCCATTTTACCGGTTATGATGTATGATGATTTACCATTAGCAATTCATCAAATACGTCAGTTACCAAAGCCTTTAGCGGCCTATTTTTTCTCAGAGCATGACAAGGCTATCCAGTACTTTTTAGAGGAGCTGCCATTTGGCGGCGGTTGCATTAATGATACGATTACACATGTTGGCAATTTACATCTACCATTTGGCGGTGTTGGACCGTCAGGAGTAAAAGCTTACCATGGGAAGGCCAGCTTTGAAAACTTTACGCATCCAAAGTCCATTCTAAAAAAATCTTCGAAATTGGAGACAAATGTTCTTTTTCCACCATATAAGCAAAAAGTTAAGATTGTGCGAACAATTATGAAATAG